In Pseudodesulfovibrio sp. S3, one genomic interval encodes:
- a CDS encoding CinA family protein, translating to MDNFLLSRAVAELGACLRVENNFLATAESCTGGLLASTLTDTPGSSEWFAGSVIAYSNTVKTGLLNVPADVLEKHGAVSEPVVRAMAQGVLKAIGANVSVAISGVAGPGGGTPEKPVGTVWMAWAWPGGTRAKCYNFNGEREQIKQQSVMAALNGLLAVAR from the coding sequence ATGGACAACTTTCTGCTTTCACGAGCCGTGGCCGAACTCGGAGCATGTCTGCGCGTGGAGAACAATTTCCTGGCCACCGCCGAATCCTGTACCGGCGGCCTGCTTGCCAGCACCCTGACCGACACCCCCGGCAGCTCCGAATGGTTCGCCGGTTCCGTGATCGCCTATTCCAACACGGTGAAGACCGGCCTGCTCAATGTGCCGGCCGATGTCCTCGAAAAACACGGCGCGGTCTCCGAGCCTGTGGTCCGGGCCATGGCACAAGGAGTGCTCAAGGCCATCGGTGCGAACGTCTCCGTGGCCATCTCCGGCGTGGCCGGTCCCGGCGGAGGCACCCCCGAAAAACCGGTCGGCACCGTCTGGATGGCCTGGGCCTGGCCCGGCGGCACCCGCGCGAAATGCTACAATTTCAACGGCGAGCGCGAACAGATCAAACAACAATCCGTCATGGCTGCCCTTAACGGCCTGCTCGCCGTGGCACGGTAG
- the rnhA gene encoding ribonuclease HI gives MSERVTMYTDGSCLGNPGPGGYGAVLIYGEYKGENAKNYGELSQGYKRTTNNRMELLAVIVGLGALKRTCSVDLWTDSKYVQQAITQGWLKNWQKNGWKTAAKKPVKNQDLWRRLMPLIEKHEVDFHWVKGHSGHLLNERVDDLARNAASGSGLLVDEGME, from the coding sequence GTGAGTGAGCGCGTGACCATGTATACGGATGGTTCCTGCCTCGGCAATCCCGGCCCCGGCGGATACGGCGCGGTCCTGATCTATGGCGAGTATAAAGGCGAGAACGCCAAGAATTACGGAGAACTCTCCCAAGGCTACAAGCGAACCACCAACAATCGCATGGAATTGCTGGCCGTCATCGTCGGTCTTGGCGCCCTGAAGCGGACTTGCTCGGTGGACCTGTGGACCGATTCCAAATATGTGCAGCAGGCCATCACCCAGGGCTGGCTCAAGAACTGGCAGAAAAACGGTTGGAAGACCGCTGCCAAGAAGCCGGTCAAGAATCAGGACCTCTGGCGCAGACTCATGCCGCTGATAGAAAAGCACGAGGTCGACTTTCATTGGGTCAAGGGTCATTCCGGCCACCTGCTCAACGAACGCGTGGACGACCTTGCCAGAAACGCCGCTTCAGGCAGCGGTCTCCTCGTCGACGAAGGCATGGAGTAG